A stretch of Coriobacteriia bacterium DNA encodes these proteins:
- a CDS encoding 50S ribosomal protein L36 has protein sequence MKVRPSVKKMCDKCKIIRRHGKVFVICENPRHKQRQG, from the coding sequence ATGAAAGTACGTCCTTCAGTAAAGAAGATGTGCGATAAGTGCAAGATCATCAGGCGTCATGGCAAGGTGTTCGTGATTTGCGAGAATCCGCGCCATAAGCAGCGTCAAGGCTAA
- a CDS encoding 30S ribosomal protein S13, which translates to MARILGVDLPRDKRVEIGLTYIYGIGLTRAKKICEETGVNPDTRVRDLTEEEVVKLRDNIDANYTVEGDLRRETSQNIKRLMEIGCYRGLRHRRGLPVRGQRTHTNARTRKGPRRQIGAKKRG; encoded by the coding sequence TTGGCTCGTATACTCGGTGTCGACCTTCCGCGCGATAAGCGCGTGGAGATTGGTCTGACTTACATTTATGGTATCGGTCTGACCCGCGCAAAGAAGATTTGCGAGGAGACCGGCGTTAATCCTGACACGCGCGTGCGCGACCTCACCGAAGAAGAGGTCGTCAAGCTTCGTGACAATATCGATGCGAACTACACGGTCGAGGGTGACCTGCGTCGCGAGACGTCGCAGAACATCAAGCGACTGATGGAGATCGGCTGCTATCGTGGCCTGCGCCATCGTCGTGGCCTGCCTGTTCGTGGTCAGCGTACTCACACCAACGCTCGTACCCGCAAGGGTCCGCGTCGCCAGATCGGCGCTAAGAAGAGGGGCTAG
- a CDS encoding 30S ribosomal protein S11 — translation MAKKQQNTTRVRRADRKNITVGQAHIKSTFNNTIVSITDTRGNVISWQSAGTVGFKGSRKSTPFAAQMAAEKAAKMAMEHGLKKVSVFVKGPGSGRETAIRSLQAAGLEVASIQDCTPIPHNGCRQVKRRRV, via the coding sequence ATGGCTAAGAAGCAACAGAACACGACCCGCGTTCGTCGCGCAGACCGCAAGAACATCACGGTTGGTCAGGCTCACATCAAGAGCACGTTCAATAACACGATCGTTTCCATTACCGATACCCGCGGCAACGTCATTTCCTGGCAGTCCGCTGGCACGGTTGGATTCAAGGGTTCCCGCAAGTCCACGCCGTTCGCGGCGCAGATGGCTGCCGAGAAGGCCGCCAAGATGGCCATGGAGCACGGCCTCAAGAAGGTTTCCGTGTTCGTGAAGGGTCCCGGTTCCGGCCGCGAGACCGCCATCCGCTCGCTCCAGGCAGCTGGTCTGGAAGTTGCGAGCATCCAGGACTGCACGCCCATTCCGCACAACGGTTGCCGTCAGGTCAAGCGTCGTCGCGTCTAG
- a CDS encoding 30S ribosomal protein S4, producing the protein MAINRTPVLKRCRQLGIDPIVLGYTKESKKQPKQRRRQESEYGRQLREKQKAKFIYGVLEKQFRGYFHKARRMQGVTGENLMRILESRLDNVVFRLGFARTRKEARQTVTHGHITVNGKHVDIPSYRVSPGDLVAIAPAAKELLVIKSALISNERVQVPAWLEVDIEKLQGNVISLPTRDQIDLDIQEQLIVELYSK; encoded by the coding sequence ATGGCAATTAACAGGACCCCGGTTCTGAAGCGCTGCCGCCAGCTTGGCATCGATCCCATCGTTTTAGGCTATACCAAGGAATCCAAGAAGCAGCCCAAGCAGCGCCGTCGTCAGGAGAGCGAGTACGGCCGCCAGCTTCGTGAGAAGCAGAAGGCCAAGTTCATCTATGGTGTACTCGAGAAGCAATTCCGCGGCTACTTCCACAAGGCTCGCCGCATGCAGGGCGTTACGGGCGAGAACCTCATGAGGATTCTCGAGTCCCGTCTCGACAACGTCGTGTTCCGCCTGGGTTTTGCGCGTACGCGCAAGGAGGCCCGTCAGACGGTCACACACGGTCACATCACGGTTAACGGCAAGCACGTCGACATCCCGTCGTATCGCGTGAGCCCCGGCGATCTCGTGGCAATCGCCCCGGCAGCCAAGGAGCTTCTCGTGATCAAGAGCGCCCTCATCTCCAACGAGCGCGTTCAGGTTCCCGCCTGGCTCGAGGTTGACATCGAGAAGCTGCAGGGCAACGTCATCTCGCTGCCGACACGAGACCAAATCGACTTGGATATCCAGGAGCAGCTCATCGTCGAGCTCTACTCGAAGTAA
- a CDS encoding DNA-directed RNA polymerase subunit alpha yields MTEFMKPNITVEQVDDNIARFVMEPLERGYGQTLGNGMRRVLLSSLDGAAATAIKIEGVQHEFTSAPGVVEDVTDIVLNIKGLVFAPFAGGEEATATLSAQGPCVVTGADLEVPTEFQLINPDHVIATLSEGAQLEMSVRIGVGRGYVPAERNKRPEDPIGIIHVDSLFSPIRRCTMDVTDTRVAQRTDYDKLILEVETNGAISPVDAVCQSANIINQHMMAFLSLDESNEEVEVTSIFAPEGPSKNTELEKQIEDLDLSVRSYNCLKRAGIHSVRQLVEYSENDLLNIRNFGAKSIEEVKDKLQSMDLSLKL; encoded by the coding sequence ATGACTGAGTTCATGAAGCCCAATATCACCGTCGAGCAAGTCGATGACAACATTGCGCGGTTCGTCATGGAGCCGCTCGAGCGCGGCTACGGCCAGACGCTCGGCAATGGTATGCGTCGTGTCCTGCTGTCCTCCCTGGACGGCGCTGCGGCAACCGCCATCAAGATCGAGGGCGTGCAGCACGAGTTCACGTCCGCTCCCGGCGTTGTCGAGGATGTCACCGACATTGTTTTGAATATCAAAGGCCTGGTCTTCGCTCCCTTCGCTGGTGGCGAAGAGGCTACCGCCACGCTTTCCGCGCAGGGCCCCTGCGTGGTCACGGGCGCCGATCTGGAAGTTCCCACCGAGTTCCAGCTAATCAATCCGGATCACGTCATCGCGACGCTCTCTGAGGGCGCGCAGCTTGAGATGTCGGTCCGCATCGGCGTTGGCCGCGGCTACGTCCCCGCCGAGCGCAACAAGCGCCCGGAGGATCCCATCGGCATCATCCATGTCGACTCGCTGTTCTCGCCGATTCGTCGTTGCACCATGGACGTCACGGATACCCGTGTCGCACAGCGCACCGACTACGACAAGCTCATTCTCGAGGTCGAGACCAACGGCGCCATCAGCCCCGTCGATGCCGTCTGCCAGTCCGCCAACATCATCAACCAGCACATGATGGCCTTCCTCTCGCTCGACGAGAGCAACGAGGAGGTCGAGGTGACGAGCATCTTCGCCCCCGAGGGCCCGAGCAAGAACACCGAGCTCGAGAAGCAGATCGAGGATCTCGATCTGTCGGTTCGCTCGTACAACTGCCTGAAGCGCGCCGGCATCCATTCGGTGCGTCAGCTGGTCGAGTATTCCGAGAACGACCTGCTCAACATCCGCAACTTCGGCGCCAAGTCCATCGAAGAGGTTAAGGACAAGCTTCAGTCGATGGACCTCAGCTTGAAGCTTTAG
- a CDS encoding 50S ribosomal protein L17 — MRHYKKGRKLGTDASHTKAMKKNLAVALFTNDRIKTTVTRAKEVRGTIDRIITWAKKGDLHSRRLAIAALGDKELVREVFEKAEQGMWADRNGGYTRILKLGPRKGDNAPMAILELVEEAVTPKAKADDKPAKSSKKKPAAKKAAKTEDKKDDIEEFAEGEADRIDADAETDVREDAVEAEKAEDEASIEEAVLEEQEAEVAKAEAENIEKIKEEVAEEEKELIDDVNPVAGDEAAFEETVEESEKHEAE, encoded by the coding sequence ATGAGGCATTACAAGAAGGGCCGCAAGCTGGGCACCGACGCCAGCCATACCAAGGCCATGAAGAAGAACCTTGCGGTTGCGTTGTTCACCAACGACCGCATCAAGACCACGGTCACGCGTGCCAAGGAAGTCCGCGGCACTATCGATCGCATCATCACCTGGGCCAAGAAGGGCGACCTGCACTCTCGTCGTCTGGCCATCGCCGCCCTGGGCGACAAGGAGCTCGTCCGCGAGGTCTTCGAGAAGGCCGAGCAGGGCATGTGGGCCGACCGCAACGGTGGCTATACGCGCATCCTGAAGCTTGGTCCGCGCAAGGGCGACAATGCCCCCATGGCGATTCTCGAGCTCGTCGAAGAGGCCGTCACCCCGAAGGCCAAGGCCGATGACAAGCCTGCCAAGAGCAGCAAGAAGAAGCCTGCCGCCAAGAAGGCCGCTAAGACCGAGGACAAGAAGGACGACATCGAGGAGTTCGCCGAGGGCGAGGCCGATCGCATCGACGCCGATGCCGAGACCGATGTCCGCGAGGACGCCGTCGAGGCCGAGAAGGCCGAGGATGAGGCTTCCATCGAAGAGGCCGTTCTCGAGGAGCAGGAGGCAGAGGTCGCAAAGGCCGAGGCCGAGAACATCGAGAAGATCAAGGAAGAGGTCGCTGAGGAGGAGAAGGAGCTTATCGACGACGTCAATCCCGTTGCCGGTGACGAGGCTGCCTTTGAGGAGACCGTCGAGGAGTCGGAGAAGCACGAGGCTGAGTAA
- a CDS encoding energy-coupling factor transporter transmembrane protein EcfT, whose translation MAQALAFGTYIPGTSPVHALNAQVKIILACVFSIAVFFVESWLGLLIVTAFVAMLYMMAHIPVTKAARGLIPIIFILVFTIVVHAFSISLGSAAAPGLSQAGSLGLTQQWVLFGSFGITLDGLARGLFFALRIVLLVLICSLLTFTSSMMELTDAMLRIFGPLRRFGVPVDDIAMMISIALRFIPTTAREAQMIQLAQKARCANFDDGNLFVRLKAWIPVFIPLFVRLFRRADDLADAMDARCYAGGRRTRMNATTLSGADVATLIIGIVAIVALCVFL comes from the coding sequence ATGGCGCAGGCGCTTGCCTTTGGCACCTATATTCCCGGCACGAGTCCCGTCCACGCTTTGAATGCGCAGGTCAAGATTATCTTGGCCTGCGTTTTTTCTATTGCAGTCTTCTTCGTCGAGAGCTGGCTGGGACTGCTTATCGTCACGGCGTTCGTGGCGATGCTCTATATGATGGCGCATATCCCCGTCACTAAAGCGGCGCGTGGCCTCATCCCCATCATCTTCATTCTGGTGTTCACCATCGTCGTGCATGCATTCAGTATCAGTTTGGGTTCGGCGGCGGCGCCGGGCTTGAGTCAGGCGGGCTCCTTGGGGCTTACGCAGCAGTGGGTGCTCTTTGGCAGCTTCGGCATCACGCTTGATGGCCTGGCACGTGGCCTTTTCTTCGCCCTGCGCATCGTGCTGCTCGTGCTCATCTGCTCGCTGCTCACCTTCACGTCATCGATGATGGAGCTCACCGATGCGATGCTGCGCATCTTTGGGCCCTTAAGGCGTTTTGGCGTGCCGGTCGATGACATTGCGATGATGATATCGATTGCCCTGCGTTTTATCCCCACGACGGCGCGGGAGGCGCAGATGATTCAGCTTGCCCAGAAGGCGCGTTGCGCCAACTTCGATGATGGCAATCTCTTCGTGCGTCTCAAGGCATGGATCCCCGTCTTCATTCCGCTCTTTGTGCGCCTCTTCAGACGTGCCGATGATCTGGCGGATGCCATGGACGCGCGCTGCTATGCGGGCGGACGCCGCACGCGCATGAATGCGACAACGCTTTCCGGGGCAGACGTCGCGACGCTCATCATCGGCATTGTTGCAATCGTCGCACTCTGCGTGTTCTTGTGA
- a CDS encoding tRNA pseudouridine(38-40) synthase TruA, protein MSQQSLVLTIAYDGTAYAGFAKQKDEHVVTIQGELERALATYFRHPVETVCAGRTDAGVHALGQVVSCVLDEAEFEGITPSRLVISLNALTPDDIAIKNVRFDVPTFSARFDARSREYRYRIVTGSVPPLFLRRYAWWRKGLLDIEAMRQGATHLIGEHDFKSFCKAASAEGKTTMRCVNEVSIELEEQMGEECLVIKVIGNAFLHSMVRTIVGTLVQVGAGHRDPDWVAEVLAACDRSAAGETAPACGLTFWHVNYG, encoded by the coding sequence ATGTCACAGCAATCGCTCGTGCTCACCATCGCCTATGACGGCACGGCATATGCAGGGTTTGCTAAGCAGAAGGACGAGCATGTCGTCACGATTCAAGGCGAGCTCGAACGGGCGCTTGCAACCTACTTTCGGCATCCCGTCGAAACGGTGTGCGCGGGCCGCACGGATGCGGGTGTGCATGCGCTCGGACAGGTCGTGTCATGCGTGCTTGATGAAGCCGAATTCGAGGGTATCACGCCATCGCGCCTCGTCATATCGCTCAACGCGCTCACGCCCGACGACATTGCCATCAAGAACGTACGATTTGATGTGCCCACGTTTTCCGCTCGCTTTGATGCCAGGAGTCGCGAGTATCGGTATCGCATCGTGACGGGCTCGGTGCCGCCGCTGTTCTTGCGTCGCTACGCCTGGTGGCGCAAGGGCTTGCTTGATATCGAGGCCATGCGCCAGGGCGCCACCCATCTCATCGGCGAGCATGACTTCAAGTCCTTTTGCAAGGCGGCAAGTGCCGAGGGCAAGACAACCATGCGTTGCGTGAACGAGGTGTCCATCGAGCTTGAAGAGCAGATGGGGGAGGAATGCCTCGTGATAAAGGTCATCGGTAACGCCTTCTTGCATTCGATGGTGCGCACCATCGTTGGCACGCTTGTTCAGGTGGGCGCTGGGCATCGCGATCCCGATTGGGTCGCCGAGGTTCTGGCGGCGTGCGATCGCAGCGCTGCGGGCGAAACCGCCCCCGCCTGTGGCCTCACCTTCTGGCACGTGAACTATGGATGA
- a CDS encoding phosphopantetheine-binding protein, protein MATIDTIRKILEDNLSIEPEQVEEDTTLDSIDIDSLDLVELICDIEDAEGIDFGEPEGLETIGDIVEHIDSLK, encoded by the coding sequence ATGGCTACCATTGACACCATCAGGAAGATTCTCGAGGACAACCTCTCCATTGAGCCGGAGCAGGTCGAGGAAGACACCACGCTTGATTCCATCGACATCGACTCTCTCGATCTCGTCGAGCTCATCTGCGATATCGAAGATGCCGAGGGCATCGATTTCGGCGAGCCCGAGGGTCTCGAGACCATCGGCGATATCGTCGAGCATATCGATTCGCTCAAGTAG